One Solanum lycopersicum chromosome 2, SLM_r2.1 genomic region harbors:
- the LOC101257039 gene encoding protein ABA DEFICIENT 4, chloroplastic-like isoform X2 gives MNCWAPALASKVPLNTRRNQTASPALRQMKSDLLSQRIGGFGTNLSSGGSSLGGSRIITQLNLQRTLSRRKSPMVSACWVPSSEVASTAFTVGTAAVLPFYTVMVVAPKAELTRKAMKSSIPYIVLGLLYAYLLYLSWTPDTIRLMFASKYWLPELSGIAKMFSNEVTLASAWIHLLAIDLFAARQVYHDGLQNDIETRHSVSLCLLFCPVGILTHCITKALTSSPEKKQHRTH, from the exons ATGAACTGCTGGGCACCGGCCTTGGCGTCAAAAGTCCCTCTGAATACCAGGAGAAACCAGACTGCCTCTCCTGCTCTTAGACAAATGAAGTCTGACCTTTTAAGTCAACGTATTGGTGGATTTGGAACCAATCTTAGCAGTGGAGGGAGTTCTCTGGGAGGATCAAGAATCATTACTCAACTAAATCTTCAAAGAACTCTTTCGCGAAGAAAAAGTCCTATGGTGTCTGCTTGCT GGGTGCCAAGTTCAGAAGTTGCATCTACTGCTTTCACAGTGGGAACAGCAGCAGTTCTTCCGTTTTATACCGTCATGGTTGTGGCTCCTAAAGCTGAACTT ACCAGAAAAGCGATGAAAAGCAGCATACCCTACATTGTGCTTGGACTTCTGTACGCATATCTATTATACCTCTCCTGGACACCAGATACAATTCGGCTGATGTTTGCTAGTAAATACTGGCTCCCGGAG CTGTCTGGTATAGCGAAGATGTTCTCCAATGAAGTGACGTTAGCTTCTGCATGGATTCATCTGTTGGCCATTGATCTTTTTGCTGCAAG GCAGGTTTATCATGATGGATTGCAGAATGATATCGAAACCCGCCATTCTGTGTCTCTGTGCTTGCTGTTTTGCCCTGTTGGAATTCTTACTCACTGCATCACCAAAGCTCTAACTAGTAGCCCAGAAAAGAAACAGCATAGGACTCATTAA
- the LOC101257039 gene encoding protein ABA DEFICIENT 4, chloroplastic-like isoform X1: MYFSSSSHVSLKMNCWAPALASKVPLNTRRNQTASPALRQMKSDLLSQRIGGFGTNLSSGGSSLGGSRIITQLNLQRTLSRRKSPMVSACWVPSSEVASTAFTVGTAAVLPFYTVMVVAPKAELTRKAMKSSIPYIVLGLLYAYLLYLSWTPDTIRLMFASKYWLPELSGIAKMFSNEVTLASAWIHLLAIDLFAARQVYHDGLQNDIETRHSVSLCLLFCPVGILTHCITKALTSSPEKKQHRTH, translated from the exons ATGtacttctcttcttcttcccaTGTTTCACTCAAG ATGAACTGCTGGGCACCGGCCTTGGCGTCAAAAGTCCCTCTGAATACCAGGAGAAACCAGACTGCCTCTCCTGCTCTTAGACAAATGAAGTCTGACCTTTTAAGTCAACGTATTGGTGGATTTGGAACCAATCTTAGCAGTGGAGGGAGTTCTCTGGGAGGATCAAGAATCATTACTCAACTAAATCTTCAAAGAACTCTTTCGCGAAGAAAAAGTCCTATGGTGTCTGCTTGCT GGGTGCCAAGTTCAGAAGTTGCATCTACTGCTTTCACAGTGGGAACAGCAGCAGTTCTTCCGTTTTATACCGTCATGGTTGTGGCTCCTAAAGCTGAACTT ACCAGAAAAGCGATGAAAAGCAGCATACCCTACATTGTGCTTGGACTTCTGTACGCATATCTATTATACCTCTCCTGGACACCAGATACAATTCGGCTGATGTTTGCTAGTAAATACTGGCTCCCGGAG CTGTCTGGTATAGCGAAGATGTTCTCCAATGAAGTGACGTTAGCTTCTGCATGGATTCATCTGTTGGCCATTGATCTTTTTGCTGCAAG GCAGGTTTATCATGATGGATTGCAGAATGATATCGAAACCCGCCATTCTGTGTCTCTGTGCTTGCTGTTTTGCCCTGTTGGAATTCTTACTCACTGCATCACCAAAGCTCTAACTAGTAGCCCAGAAAAGAAACAGCATAGGACTCATTAA
- the LOC101246021 gene encoding uncharacterized protein isoform X2, whose translation MASHMGSYQLPLQPSRKLRSFHVQSSSSCSFNKQEPAQNSTGLQFICKKKLLSDLTTWGIGGPCNYFVQVFNQTQLVSAVRYCNEQSMRFMILGKGSNCLFDDMGFNGCVILNRIELLEKIESGVYRVGSGYPFNRFGVMSANEGFSGLEFAAGVPGTVGGAAYMNAGANGQETAAAIDSIEIITNEGESRMLNRRELNFGYRLSPFQEMKDLASITAVTFRLKFSKTAREMQQEYLARRWRAQPLGQRSAGSVFRNPSSMGVSAAELIEKSGLKGLRVGGAMVSNKHANFFINCGSATSQDMLELIRLVKDAVNQKFGVELKEEILYIHPS comes from the exons ATGGCGTCGCATATGGGAAGCTATCAGCTCCCTCTACAACCATCAAGAAAGTTACGTTCTTTTCATGTTCAGAGCAGCAGCAGCTGCAGCTTCAACAAGCAAGAACCAGCTCAAAACTCAACTGGGTTACAGTTTATTTGCAAGAAGAAGCTACTCAGTGATCTTACCACATGGGGAATTGGAGGCCCTTGTAATTACTTCGTTCAAGTCTTTAACCAAACCCAACTTGTTTCGGCTGTCAG GTACTGTAATGAGCAATCCATGAGATTTATGATCTTGGGTAAAGGCTCGAATTGTTTGTTTGATGATATGGGTTTTAATGGCTGCGTAATTCTCAATCGAATTGAGTTGTTGGAGAAGATAGAATCTGGAGTATACCGGGTCGGAAGTGGATACCCATTTAATCGCTTTGGAGTTATGTCTGCAAATGAAGGGTTTTCTGGGCTTGAATTTGCTGCTGGTGTTCCTGGGACTGTTGGTGGAGCTGCTTACATGAATGCAGGAGCAAATGGGCAG GAAACAGCTGCTGCTATTGATAGCATAGAGATCATCACAAATGAAGGCGAATCTAGGATGCTGAATAGAAGAGAGTTAAATTTTGGCTACAGATTATCACCATTTCAAGAAATGAAAGACTTGGCATCCATTACTGCAGTTACATTCCGGCTAAAGTTTTCTAAAACTGCACGAGAAATGCAGCAAGAATACTTGGCTAG AAGATGGAGGGCACAACCTTTGGGGCAGAGAAGTGCTGGTTCAGTTTTCCGAAATCCATCTTCTATGGGTGTTTCTGCTGCAGAATTGATAGAGAAAAGTGGGTTGAAAGGGTTGAGAGTTGGTGGAGCCATGGTCTCAAACAAGCATGCCAACTTTTTCATAAATTGTGGTTCTGCAACTTCTCAAGACATGCTTGAGCTCATACGCTTAGTTAAGGATGCAGTAAATCAGAAGTTTGGAGTGGAACTAAAGGAAGAAATCTTGTACATTCATCCATCTTAG
- the LOC101246021 gene encoding uncharacterized protein isoform X1, with protein MASHMGSYQLPLQPSRKLRSFHVQSSSSCSFNKQEPAQNSTGLQFICKKKLLSDLTTWGIGGPCNYFVQVFNQTQLVSAVRYCNEQSMRFMILGKGSNCLFDDMGFNGCVILNRIELLEKIESGVYRVGSGYPFNRFGVMSANEGFSGLEFAAGVPGTVGGAAYMNAGANGQETAAAIDSIEIITNEGESRMLNRRELNFGYRLSPFQEMKDLASITAVTFRLKFSKTAREMQQEYLARWFLCRRWRAQPLGQRSAGSVFRNPSSMGVSAAELIEKSGLKGLRVGGAMVSNKHANFFINCGSATSQDMLELIRLVKDAVNQKFGVELKEEILYIHPS; from the exons ATGGCGTCGCATATGGGAAGCTATCAGCTCCCTCTACAACCATCAAGAAAGTTACGTTCTTTTCATGTTCAGAGCAGCAGCAGCTGCAGCTTCAACAAGCAAGAACCAGCTCAAAACTCAACTGGGTTACAGTTTATTTGCAAGAAGAAGCTACTCAGTGATCTTACCACATGGGGAATTGGAGGCCCTTGTAATTACTTCGTTCAAGTCTTTAACCAAACCCAACTTGTTTCGGCTGTCAG GTACTGTAATGAGCAATCCATGAGATTTATGATCTTGGGTAAAGGCTCGAATTGTTTGTTTGATGATATGGGTTTTAATGGCTGCGTAATTCTCAATCGAATTGAGTTGTTGGAGAAGATAGAATCTGGAGTATACCGGGTCGGAAGTGGATACCCATTTAATCGCTTTGGAGTTATGTCTGCAAATGAAGGGTTTTCTGGGCTTGAATTTGCTGCTGGTGTTCCTGGGACTGTTGGTGGAGCTGCTTACATGAATGCAGGAGCAAATGGGCAG GAAACAGCTGCTGCTATTGATAGCATAGAGATCATCACAAATGAAGGCGAATCTAGGATGCTGAATAGAAGAGAGTTAAATTTTGGCTACAGATTATCACCATTTCAAGAAATGAAAGACTTGGCATCCATTACTGCAGTTACATTCCGGCTAAAGTTTTCTAAAACTGCACGAGAAATGCAGCAAGAATACTTGGCTAG ATGGTTTCTTTGCAGAAGATGGAGGGCACAACCTTTGGGGCAGAGAAGTGCTGGTTCAGTTTTCCGAAATCCATCTTCTATGGGTGTTTCTGCTGCAGAATTGATAGAGAAAAGTGGGTTGAAAGGGTTGAGAGTTGGTGGAGCCATGGTCTCAAACAAGCATGCCAACTTTTTCATAAATTGTGGTTCTGCAACTTCTCAAGACATGCTTGAGCTCATACGCTTAGTTAAGGATGCAGTAAATCAGAAGTTTGGAGTGGAACTAAAGGAAGAAATCTTGTACATTCATCCATCTTAG